A single window of Deltaproteobacteria bacterium DNA harbors:
- the dinB gene encoding DNA polymerase IV, translated as MRDIIHVDMDAFYASVEQRDDPELRGRPVLVGGDARRGVVTSASYEARPFGIRSAMPMAEAVARCPHAVVVRGRMDRYVAVGHELRAIFHRFTPLVEPLSLDEAFLDVTASVRLFGPAADIARQIKTAIRAETALTASAGVAPSKFVAKIASDVSKPDGLLVVAPEDVRDFLAPLPVRHVWGVGRVTEAALHRLGLRTIGDLAAADPRLLARHFRGGAAELVALARGIDDRPVRPDREPKSIGEEETFARDLARAEVAPHLLVQAENVARRLRARGLQARTVALKVKLAARARAGRFPTLTRRYTLAEPTADESVLFAVARKLLEHVDLGGRRVRLAGLAAANLVPAAPEQLALFAAARESATRRAAAARAVDELARRFGADVVRRRLPREG; from the coding sequence GTCGAGCAGCGCGACGACCCCGAGCTCCGCGGCCGCCCCGTGCTCGTCGGCGGGGATGCACGCCGCGGCGTCGTGACCTCGGCCTCGTACGAAGCCCGGCCCTTCGGCATCCGCTCGGCGATGCCGATGGCCGAGGCGGTCGCTCGCTGTCCGCACGCCGTCGTCGTCCGTGGCCGGATGGACCGGTACGTCGCGGTCGGTCACGAGCTGCGGGCGATCTTCCACCGCTTCACGCCGCTCGTCGAGCCGCTCTCGCTCGACGAGGCCTTCCTCGACGTGACCGCGAGCGTCCGGCTCTTCGGGCCGGCTGCGGACATCGCTCGCCAGATCAAGACCGCCATCCGGGCCGAGACCGCGCTCACGGCGAGCGCGGGCGTGGCGCCGAGCAAGTTCGTCGCCAAGATCGCGAGCGACGTCTCGAAGCCGGACGGGCTCCTCGTCGTCGCGCCCGAGGACGTGCGCGACTTCCTCGCGCCGCTGCCGGTGCGCCACGTGTGGGGCGTCGGCCGCGTGACCGAGGCCGCCCTCCACCGCCTCGGCCTGCGGACGATCGGCGACCTCGCCGCGGCCGACCCGCGCCTCCTGGCGCGTCACTTCCGCGGCGGCGCCGCCGAGCTCGTCGCGCTCGCGCGCGGGATCGACGACCGCCCCGTGCGGCCCGACCGCGAGCCCAAGTCGATCGGCGAGGAGGAGACGTTCGCCCGCGACCTCGCCCGGGCGGAGGTGGCGCCCCACCTCCTCGTGCAGGCGGAGAACGTCGCCCGGCGGCTCCGGGCCCGCGGTCTCCAGGCGCGCACCGTGGCGCTCAAGGTGAAGCTCGCCGCCCGCGCGCGCGCCGGCCGCTTCCCGACGCTGACCCGCCGTTACACGCTCGCCGAGCCGACGGCCGACGAGTCCGTGCTGTTCGCCGTCGCCCGCAAGCTGCTCGAGCACGTGGACCTTGGCGGCCGTCGCGTGCGGCTCGCAGGGCTGGCTGCGGCGAACCTCGTCCCGGCGGCGCCCGAGCAGCTCGCGCTGTTCGCCGCCGCGCGCGAGTCGGCCACACGGCGCGCCGCGGCCGCACGCGCGGTCGACGAGCTCGCGCGGCGCTTCGGCGCGGACGTGGTGCGGCGTCGGCTGCCGCGCGAGGGATGA
- a CDS encoding nucleotidyltransferase domain-containing protein, translating to MDPELDRSLQRFRQALEERFGDDLITLAVFGSRVRGEARPESDLDILLVIRGLPRQRFARRRLVSPLAHAVGDSFAETVSTIPLTPEEASRVKPFYLGMLDGHRLLVDRGGFFRGVLDRLERRLEELGARRLVDELGNAYWDLKPDYVLGEDIVL from the coding sequence GTGGACCCCGAGCTCGACCGGAGCCTGCAGCGTTTTCGCCAGGCGCTCGAGGAGCGGTTCGGAGACGACCTCATCACCCTGGCTGTCTTCGGCTCCCGGGTACGAGGGGAGGCGAGGCCGGAGAGCGATCTGGACATCCTGCTGGTGATCCGGGGCCTCCCGCGCCAGCGCTTTGCGCGGCGGCGGCTGGTGAGCCCGCTCGCCCATGCGGTGGGCGACTCGTTCGCGGAGACGGTCTCGACGATCCCGCTCACGCCGGAGGAAGCGAGCCGCGTCAAGCCCTTCTACCTCGGCATGCTCGACGGCCACCGCCTCCTGGTCGATCGCGGCGGATTCTTTCGCGGTGTTCTCGACCGGCTCGAGCGGCGGCTCGAGGAGCTCGGCGCGCGCCGCCTCGTCGATGAGCTCGGCAATGCGTACTGGGACCTGAAGCCGGATTACGTCCTCGGTGAGGACATCGTGCTGTGA
- a CDS encoding HEPN domain-containing protein — protein sequence MTTRKIARDYLGKVEARLDALRLFLGRGRYDDVVREAHEAIELLLKGALHFVGILFERSEAEEAIRAVERLLGLYRVLLDTAKD from the coding sequence GTGACGACGCGCAAGATCGCGCGCGACTATCTCGGCAAGGTGGAAGCCCGCCTCGATGCCCTCCGGCTCTTCCTCGGACGCGGCCGGTACGACGACGTCGTGCGGGAGGCACACGAGGCAATCGAGCTGCTGCTCAAGGGTGCCCTGCACTTCGTGGGCATCCTCTTCGAGCGTTCGGAGGCCGAGGAAGCCATCCGCGCCGTGGAGCGTCTGCTCGGCCTCTACCGAGTCCTGCTCGACACCGCGAAGGACTGA